A part of Chloroflexota bacterium genomic DNA contains:
- a CDS encoding glycine cleavage system protein H, with the protein MKIGKYEFPEDRYYDRDHNWAMVQEDGLVVQGLSDFAQDIAGEILYTEPPRQGRDLEQGKPFMSMESGKWVGRIKAVVSGKVAEANAELEWESNLINRDPYGKGWLVKIRPSNLEAELANLMKPTSPEFADFMRAEMAKYGK; encoded by the coding sequence GTGAAGATCGGCAAGTACGAATTCCCCGAAGACCGCTACTACGACCGCGATCACAACTGGGCGATGGTGCAGGAGGACGGGCTGGTGGTGCAGGGCCTGTCAGACTTTGCACAGGACATCGCAGGCGAGATTCTGTACACCGAACCCCCGCGCCAGGGCCGCGACTTGGAACAGGGCAAGCCCTTCATGTCCATGGAGTCGGGCAAGTGGGTGGGCCGCATCAAGGCCGTGGTCAGCGGCAAGGTGGCCGAGGCCAACGCCGAACTGGAATGGGAAAGCAACCTCATCAACAGAGACCCCTACGGCAAAGGGTGGCTGGTGAAGATTCGCCCGTCCAACCTGGAGGCCGAACTGGCCAACCTGATGAAGCCGACTTCGCCCGAATTCGCCGACTTCATGCGGGCCGAGATGGCCAAGTACGGGAAGTAG
- a CDS encoding respiratory nitrate reductase subunit gamma, with protein MDRLTIFWILIAATVALFLWGLAANVSIYRAGRRRTPAEASPDGLGARRVLGALLADGLFHRALLRESKWRWAAHTLFSIGFLLLFALSMFTGFFEEILHRGFGVATPFVLAVVDKDTPIMALLNEILGLPLIVGLVAILVRRYALRPAQLRTEADDTWVLALLGVGLLTGYPLEAVRFLAEGTAPAAGSLSFIGYPLAQALRPLALPWEAWHFALFFVHVLPFMALLVYMPYSKFFHVLVGPIVATVNALRRGEAAR; from the coding sequence TGGCCGCCAACGTGTCCATCTATCGGGCTGGGCGGAGGCGCACGCCCGCCGAAGCCTCGCCCGATGGCCTGGGCGCTCGGCGTGTCCTGGGCGCGCTCCTCGCCGACGGGCTGTTCCACCGCGCCCTGCTTCGCGAGAGCAAGTGGCGATGGGCCGCGCACACCCTGTTCTCCATCGGCTTCCTGCTCCTGTTCGCCTTGAGCATGTTCACAGGGTTCTTTGAGGAAATCCTGCATCGGGGATTCGGGGTGGCGACGCCGTTCGTACTGGCGGTGGTGGACAAGGACACGCCCATCATGGCGCTGCTCAACGAGATTTTGGGGCTGCCGCTCATCGTCGGTCTGGTCGCGATCCTGGTACGACGGTACGCGCTGCGCCCCGCGCAGTTGCGGACGGAAGCCGACGACACGTGGGTGCTGGCCCTGCTGGGCGTCGGCTTGCTGACGGGCTACCCCCTGGAGGCGGTGCGGTTCCTGGCCGAGGGGACGGCGCCCGCAGCGGGGAGCCTCTCGTTTATCGGCTACCCGCTCGCCCAGGCGCTGCGCCCCTTGGCGCTCCCGTGGGAGGCGTGGCACTTCGCCCTGTTCTTCGTGCACGTCCTGCCGTTCATGGCGCTCCTGGTGTACATGCCCTACAGCAAGTTCTTCCACGTCCTCGTCGGGCCGATAGTGGCAACGGTCAACGCGCTTCGGCGCGGGGAGGCTGCGCGATGA
- a CDS encoding (Fe-S)-binding protein: MTRLDLSRFGAWQWIQMDACTRCGECVKWCPTFTEAQRDEITPLYKLTRFRSYAKGLRGGLLARLFGHRPPTDSDIRLFARGAYDCTLCARCMAVCPIHIDTRDIWIAMREEMVAQGAHPTLFDTLRATLGEKYNILGEDNAQRMVWSENLDTPLGDIVGRRDADVVYFVGCVSSFYPAVYGVPQAFTGILARTGTRFAVLGGDEWCCGFPLHIAGMGDAALELARHNIQAVQTTGAKRLVTTCPSCYHTWRHEYPRWLGRPLGFEVVHATEMLDEWATSGALALKGLDAKVTYHDPCDLGRTSGIYEAPRRAMRAIPGVALVEMQDHHERALCCGGGGDAEMANAELTAAVAKRRLAQAQATGAEYLVSACQQCKRTLAAAARREKVRMRILDVTELIWQAMQ; this comes from the coding sequence ATGACCCGACTGGACCTCTCGCGCTTCGGCGCTTGGCAGTGGATTCAGATGGACGCCTGCACCCGCTGCGGCGAGTGCGTGAAGTGGTGCCCGACGTTCACCGAGGCCCAGCGCGACGAGATCACGCCGCTGTACAAGTTGACGCGGTTCCGCTCCTACGCCAAGGGCCTGCGCGGCGGGCTTCTGGCCCGCCTGTTTGGGCACCGCCCCCCGACGGATTCGGATATCCGCCTGTTCGCGCGGGGCGCATACGACTGCACCCTGTGCGCGCGGTGCATGGCGGTCTGCCCCATCCACATTGACACGCGCGACATCTGGATCGCCATGCGCGAGGAGATGGTTGCCCAGGGCGCGCACCCGACGCTGTTTGACACCCTGCGGGCCACGCTCGGCGAGAAATACAACATCCTCGGCGAGGACAACGCCCAGCGCATGGTCTGGAGCGAGAACCTGGACACGCCCCTGGGCGACATTGTGGGCCGTCGCGACGCCGACGTGGTGTACTTCGTCGGGTGCGTGTCGTCGTTCTACCCCGCCGTGTACGGCGTGCCGCAGGCGTTCACCGGCATCCTCGCGCGCACGGGCACGCGGTTCGCCGTGCTGGGCGGCGACGAGTGGTGCTGCGGCTTCCCGCTGCACATCGCGGGCATGGGCGACGCGGCCCTGGAATTGGCGCGGCACAACATCCAGGCCGTCCAGACCACAGGGGCGAAGCGCCTGGTTACCACGTGCCCGTCGTGCTACCACACGTGGAGGCACGAATACCCGCGCTGGCTGGGCCGGCCGCTGGGGTTTGAGGTGGTGCACGCCACGGAGATGCTGGACGAGTGGGCGACCAGCGGCGCGCTGGCACTGAAGGGACTGGACGCGAAGGTTACCTATCACGACCCGTGCGATTTGGGGCGCACCAGCGGCATCTACGAGGCCCCGCGCCGCGCGATGCGTGCGATTCCAGGCGTCGCGCTGGTGGAGATGCAGGATCATCATGAGCGCGCGCTGTGCTGTGGCGGGGGCGGCGACGCCGAGATGGCCAACGCCGAACTCACCGCTGCGGTGGCCAAACGGCGACTCGCCCAGGCCCAGGCCACAGGCGCGGAGTACCTCGTCTCCGCGTGCCAGCAGTGCAAGCGGACGCTCGCCGCCGCTGCCCGACGCGAGAAGGTGCGAATGCGCATCCTGGACGTTACCGAACTCATCTGGCAGGCGATGCAGTAG